Proteins from a genomic interval of Lolium perenne isolate Kyuss_39 chromosome 1, Kyuss_2.0, whole genome shotgun sequence:
- the LOC127327782 gene encoding solanesyl-diphosphate synthase 2, chloroplastic isoform X1, producing MLSVSSPRVHMSRGVVDPVQLASCRCRWACRAAARAVPPPPPRRRTPCVCFVAAPSKTGLAAIDVARLPERVSVSSLLEVVSDDLLKLNNNLKALIGAENPVLVSAAEQIFGAGGKRLRPALVFLVSRATAELAGLPELTTEHQRLAEIIEMIHTASLIHDDVIDDSGMRRGKETIHQLYGTRIAVLAGDFMFAQSSWFLANLENIEVIKLISQVIKDFASGEIKQQSTLFDCDVTLDDYLLKSYYKTASLLASSTRSAAIFSGVSTTICEQMYEYGRNLGLSFQVVDDILDFTQSAEQLGKPAGSDLAKGNLTAPVIFALQENPALREIIDSEFCDTGSLATAMELVHSSGGIRRAQELAREKGDLALRNLECLPRSGFRSALENMVKYNLERID from the exons ATGCTGTCTGTGAGCTCCCCGAGGGTGCACATGAGCAGGGGCGTCGTGGACCCGGTCCAGCTGGCCTCCTGCCGGTGCCGCTGGGCATGCCGGGCGGCCGCGCGGGCggtgccgccaccgccgcccaggCGCCGCACGCCTTGTGTTTGTTTCGTGGCCGCGCCCAGCAAGACAG GTCTTGCTGCCATCGACGTGGCGAGGCTCCCTGAGCGCGTGTCCGTCTCGTCTCTGCTGGAGGTCGTCTCGGACGATCTTCTGAAGCTCAACAACAACCTGAAAGCG CTTATTGGTGCAGAAAATCCAGTTCTAGTTTCTGCCGCAGAACAAATTTTTGGTGCTGGTGGAAAGAGATTAAGACCAGCATTGGTTTTTCTGGTGTCCAGAGCAACTGCAGAGTTAGCTGGTTTGCC GGAGCTAACTACAGAGCATCAACGTTTGGCAGAGATTATAGAGATGATTCACACTGCAAGTTTAATACATGACGATGTCATAGATGATAGTGGGATGCGAAGAG GGAAAGAGACCATTCATCAGCTATATGGAACCCGTATAGCCGTGCTTGCTGGCGATTTTATGTTTGCGCAATCTTCTTGGTTTCTTGCAAACTTAGAAAACATTGAAGTCATCAAGCTCATCAGCCAG GTGATCAAGGACTTTGCCAGTGGTGAGATAAAACAACAATCAACTCTCTTCGATTGTGACGTCACCCTCGACGACTACCTGCTCAAGAGCTACTACAAAACTGCCTCCCTGCTGGCGTCGAGCACGAGGTCCGCCGCCATATTCAGCGGTGTCAGCACCACGATCTGCGAGCAGATGTACGAGTACGGCAGGAACCTTGGGCTCTCATTCCAAGTAGTCGACGACATTCTCGACTTCACCCAGTCGGCCGAGCAGCTTGGCAAGCCGGCAGGGAGTGACCTGGCAAAGGGGAACCTGACAGCCCCGGTCATCTTCGCCCTGCAGGAGAATCCGGCGCTGAGGGAGATTATCGACTCTGAGTTCTGCGACACGGGCTCGCTGGCGACGGCCATGGAGCTTGTCCACAGTAGCGGCGGGATCAGACGGGCGCAGGAGCTCGCGAGGGAGAAGGGTGATTTGGCGCTCCGGAATTTGGAGTGCCTTCCTAGGAGTGGGTTCAGGAGCGCCCTGGAGAACATGGtcaagtacaatcttgagaggatTGACTAG